The Burkholderia cepacia ATCC 25416 genome includes a window with the following:
- a CDS encoding aldehyde dehydrogenase family protein, translating into MLKETYPYYLANEAVYANTDLDVTDKFSGKVATRVALADAKAIDAAIGAAVDAAKPMRELPAYKRQAVLDHCVARFRERFDELAEALCIEAGKPINDSKGEVTRLIDTFRVASEESVRIDGEIINLEISARAQGYTGYTKRVPVGPCSFISPFNFPLNLAAHKVAPALAAGCPFVLKPASRTPIGALIIGEVLAETDLPKGAFSVLPAHRDGADLFTTDERFKLLSFTGSPAVGWALKEKAGKKKVVLELGGNAAAIVDADQRDRLDYVVERLAFGAYYQSGQSCIGVQRILVHADLYDALREKLIAKTRSLKMGDPKDPSTFVGPMISESESRRLSGWMDAAVAAGAKIVAGGKVDGAMFEATLLENVGHEQDLYRKEAFGPVAILEKFDRFDDALARVNDSDFGLQAGVFTDSLTHAQRAWDELEVGGVVINDVPSFRVDNMPYGGVKDSGLGREGIRYAIEDMTEPRLMVVRRR; encoded by the coding sequence ATGTTGAAGGAAACCTATCCGTACTACCTCGCCAACGAAGCCGTCTACGCGAACACCGATCTGGACGTGACGGACAAGTTCAGCGGCAAGGTCGCGACGCGCGTCGCGCTGGCCGACGCGAAGGCCATCGACGCGGCGATCGGCGCGGCGGTCGACGCCGCGAAGCCGATGCGCGAGCTGCCGGCCTACAAGCGGCAGGCCGTGCTCGACCATTGCGTCGCGCGTTTTCGCGAGCGCTTCGACGAGCTGGCCGAGGCGTTGTGCATCGAGGCCGGCAAGCCGATCAACGATTCGAAGGGCGAAGTGACGCGGCTGATCGACACGTTCCGCGTGGCGTCCGAGGAGTCGGTGCGCATCGACGGCGAGATCATCAACCTCGAGATCTCCGCGCGCGCGCAGGGCTATACGGGCTACACGAAGCGCGTGCCGGTCGGCCCGTGCTCGTTCATCTCGCCGTTCAACTTCCCGCTGAACCTCGCCGCGCACAAGGTCGCGCCCGCGCTCGCGGCCGGCTGTCCGTTCGTGCTGAAGCCCGCGAGCCGCACGCCGATCGGCGCGCTGATCATCGGCGAGGTACTCGCCGAAACCGACTTGCCGAAGGGCGCATTCTCGGTGCTGCCCGCGCATCGCGACGGCGCCGACCTGTTCACGACCGACGAGCGTTTCAAGCTGTTGTCGTTCACGGGGTCGCCGGCCGTCGGCTGGGCGCTGAAGGAGAAGGCCGGCAAGAAGAAAGTCGTGCTGGAGCTCGGCGGCAACGCGGCCGCGATCGTCGATGCGGATCAACGCGACCGGCTCGACTACGTGGTCGAGCGCCTCGCGTTCGGCGCGTACTACCAGTCGGGCCAGAGCTGCATCGGCGTGCAGCGGATCCTCGTCCATGCCGATCTGTATGACGCGCTGCGCGAGAAGCTGATCGCGAAGACGCGTTCGCTGAAGATGGGCGATCCGAAGGATCCGTCGACGTTCGTCGGGCCGATGATTTCCGAATCCGAATCGCGCCGGCTGTCGGGATGGATGGACGCGGCCGTCGCGGCGGGCGCGAAGATCGTCGCGGGCGGCAAGGTCGACGGCGCGATGTTCGAAGCGACGCTGCTGGAAAACGTCGGGCACGAGCAGGACCTGTACCGGAAGGAGGCGTTCGGCCCCGTCGCGATCCTCGAGAAGTTTGACCGGTTCGACGATGCGCTTGCCCGCGTGAACGACAGCGACTTCGGGCTGCAGGCCGGCGTGTTCACCGATTCGCTCACGCATGCGCAGCGCGCGTGGGACGAGCTGGAGGTCGGCGGCGTCGTGATCAACGACGTGCCGTCGTTCCGCGTCGACAACATGCCGTACGGCGGCGTGAAGGATTCGGGCCTCGGCCGCGAAGGGATCCGCTACGCGATCGAGGACATGACCGAGCCGCGGCTGATGGTCGTGCGGCGCCGGTAA
- a CDS encoding acetolactate synthase large subunit, with product MKASDLFVKALEAEGVEYVFGIPGEENLDLLESLRRSKIKLVLTRHEQAAGFMAATYGRLTGRTGVCIATLGPGATNFVTAAAYAQLGGMPMLMITGQKPIKSSKQGHFQIVDVVDMMQPLTKFTRQIVSIGNIPSAVREAFRRAEEERPGAAHLELPEDIAHEEGDGKPIPRSYSRRPVAEEKAIAHAVDAIQAARHPLLMIGAGGNRKTTCKMLLEFVDKTGIPFFTTQMGKGVIDETHPLWLGNATLSDGDFVHRAIEHADCIINVGHDVIEKPPFFMRTDDKTVIHVNFLGAQVDPVYFPQIEVVGDIANAVWQMKEALAPQPHWDFSRFTMIKAHFDAHLEKGQHDPRFPMYPVRIVNDLYNALPVDGIVCLDNGMYKIWFARYWRAHEPNSLLLDNALASMGAGLPSAIATKIVHPQRKVIAVCGDGGFMMNSQELETAVRLKLDLVVMILRDDAFGMIRWKQENMNFPDFAMTLQNPDFVSYAQSYGAHGHRVESADDLEPLLRECFSTPGVHVIDVPIDYSDNERVLNREIKRLSAQL from the coding sequence ATGAAAGCATCGGATCTGTTCGTGAAGGCGCTGGAAGCCGAAGGCGTCGAGTACGTGTTCGGCATTCCCGGCGAAGAAAACCTCGATCTGCTCGAATCGCTGCGGCGATCGAAGATCAAGCTCGTGCTGACCCGGCACGAGCAGGCGGCCGGGTTCATGGCCGCCACCTACGGCCGCCTGACGGGCCGTACCGGCGTGTGTATCGCCACGCTCGGGCCCGGCGCGACGAACTTCGTGACGGCCGCCGCGTATGCGCAGCTCGGCGGCATGCCGATGCTGATGATCACCGGGCAGAAGCCGATCAAGTCCAGCAAGCAGGGCCACTTCCAGATCGTCGACGTGGTCGACATGATGCAGCCGCTCACGAAGTTCACGCGGCAGATCGTGTCGATCGGCAACATCCCGTCGGCCGTGCGCGAGGCGTTCCGCCGCGCGGAGGAGGAGCGTCCGGGCGCCGCGCACCTCGAGCTGCCGGAAGACATCGCGCACGAGGAGGGCGACGGCAAGCCGATCCCGCGCAGCTACAGCCGGCGGCCGGTGGCGGAGGAAAAGGCGATCGCGCATGCGGTCGACGCGATCCAGGCCGCGCGCCATCCGCTGCTGATGATCGGTGCGGGCGGCAACCGCAAGACCACCTGCAAGATGCTGCTCGAATTCGTCGACAAGACGGGCATCCCGTTCTTCACGACGCAGATGGGCAAGGGCGTGATCGACGAGACGCACCCGCTGTGGCTCGGCAACGCGACGCTGTCCGACGGCGACTTCGTCCACCGCGCGATCGAGCATGCGGACTGCATCATCAACGTCGGCCACGACGTGATCGAGAAGCCGCCGTTCTTCATGCGTACCGACGACAAGACCGTGATCCACGTGAACTTTCTCGGCGCGCAGGTCGATCCCGTCTACTTCCCGCAGATCGAGGTGGTCGGCGACATCGCGAACGCGGTGTGGCAGATGAAGGAGGCGCTCGCGCCGCAGCCGCACTGGGATTTCTCGCGCTTCACGATGATCAAGGCGCATTTCGACGCCCATCTGGAGAAGGGCCAGCACGATCCGCGCTTCCCGATGTACCCGGTGCGGATCGTCAACGATCTTTACAACGCGCTGCCGGTCGACGGCATCGTCTGTCTCGACAACGGGATGTACAAGATCTGGTTCGCGCGCTACTGGCGCGCGCACGAGCCGAATTCCCTGCTGCTCGACAACGCACTCGCGTCGATGGGCGCCGGCCTGCCGTCGGCGATCGCGACGAAGATCGTGCACCCGCAGCGCAAGGTGATCGCCGTGTGCGGCGACGGCGGCTTCATGATGAATTCGCAGGAGCTCGAAACGGCGGTGCGGCTGAAGCTCGACCTCGTCGTGATGATCCTGCGCGACGACGCCTTCGGGATGATCCGCTGGAAGCAGGAGAACATGAATTTCCCCGATTTCGCGATGACGCTGCAGAACCCCGATTTCGTGTCGTATGCGCAAAGCTACGGCGCGCACGGGCACCGCGTCGAATCGGCCGACGATCTCGAGCCGCTGCTGCGCGAGTGTTTCTCGACGCCGGGCGTGCACGTGATCGACGTGCCGATCGACTATTCGGACAACGAGCGCGTGCTGAACCGCGAGATCAAGCGCCTGTCGGCGCAACTCTGA
- a CDS encoding type II toxin-antitoxin system RelE/ParE family toxin — translation MPYSAPTFSIRTTDVFDAWFAGLRDRVAKRRIQARIDRLSMGNPGDWKSAGSPVVEMRIDHGPGYRVYYVRRGTIWVILLGGGDKSTQQADIRAAHAMLAHLDME, via the coding sequence ATGCCCTACAGTGCGCCTACGTTCAGCATCCGGACCACCGACGTCTTCGACGCATGGTTTGCCGGCCTGCGCGATCGCGTCGCGAAGCGCCGCATCCAGGCACGCATCGACCGCCTGTCGATGGGCAATCCGGGCGACTGGAAATCCGCGGGCTCGCCGGTCGTCGAAATGCGGATCGACCACGGCCCCGGCTATCGCGTCTACTACGTCCGGCGCGGAACGATCTGGGTCATCCTGCTCGGCGGCGGCGATAAATCGACGCAACAGGCCGACATACGCGCCGCGCACGCGATGCTCGCGCACCTCGACATGGAGTAA
- a CDS encoding addiction module antidote protein produces MDKISTRPWDSADHLKTEDDMADYFEACLQEAGDDPAFIAHALGVIARARGMSQVARDAGLSREGLYKALSHDGNPSFGTILKVIKALGLQLHGAKAHA; encoded by the coding sequence ATGGACAAGATCAGCACCCGGCCGTGGGATTCGGCCGACCATCTGAAGACCGAAGACGACATGGCCGACTACTTCGAAGCGTGCCTGCAGGAAGCCGGCGACGATCCGGCCTTCATCGCGCACGCGCTCGGCGTGATCGCACGCGCACGCGGCATGTCGCAGGTCGCGCGCGACGCGGGCCTGTCGCGCGAAGGGCTGTACAAGGCGCTGTCGCACGACGGCAACCCGAGCTTCGGCACCATCCTGAAGGTCATCAAGGCGCTCGGCCTGCAACTGCACGGCGCGAAAGCGCATGCATGA
- a CDS encoding DUF445 domain-containing protein — protein MTPDKALELKRSKRRALWLLLAAVAVFVTTILLPRGPWVDGFKAVSEAAMVGALADWFAVVALFRRVPIPFVSRHTEIIPKNKDKIADNLAVFVREKFLGPDALAAQIRQHDPAQKLGAWLGEPANTDALGGYVTKLMSFALDMTDDARIQSFVHDAFRAVIDRVDLSQSAGAILDTLTKDGRHQVLLDDAIEQVVDVLDKEENREVIAGFIVEWLKTQYPKVEKIMPTQWFGENGARMLASAVSRVLEGVAADPEHELRQRFDRTVVRLTERLKHDPAFIAKGEEIKRYVRDGAAFNEYVRDLWDQLRAWLKADLARPDSALHRQAATLGGWLGARLAESPALRASLNEHVERAVHEMAPDFADFLMRHIRDTVRNWDAREMSRQIELNIGKDLQYIRINGTLVGGLIGLGLYLVSLVPRWAAGWLH, from the coding sequence ATGACGCCAGACAAAGCCCTCGAACTGAAACGCAGCAAGCGCCGCGCGCTGTGGCTGCTGCTGGCCGCCGTCGCGGTGTTCGTCACGACGATCCTGCTGCCGCGTGGCCCGTGGGTCGACGGCTTCAAGGCCGTGTCCGAAGCCGCGATGGTCGGCGCGCTCGCCGACTGGTTCGCGGTCGTCGCGCTGTTCCGCCGTGTACCGATCCCGTTCGTATCGCGTCATACCGAGATCATTCCGAAGAACAAGGACAAGATCGCCGACAACCTCGCGGTGTTCGTGCGCGAGAAGTTCCTCGGCCCCGACGCGCTCGCCGCGCAGATCCGCCAGCACGATCCCGCGCAGAAACTCGGCGCGTGGCTCGGCGAGCCGGCAAACACTGACGCGCTCGGCGGCTATGTGACGAAGCTGATGAGTTTCGCGCTCGACATGACCGACGACGCGCGGATCCAGTCGTTCGTCCACGATGCGTTTCGCGCGGTGATCGACCGGGTCGACCTGTCGCAATCGGCCGGCGCGATCCTCGACACGCTGACGAAGGACGGCCGCCACCAGGTGCTGCTCGACGACGCGATCGAACAGGTGGTCGACGTGCTCGACAAGGAAGAAAACCGCGAGGTGATCGCGGGCTTCATCGTCGAATGGCTGAAGACGCAGTACCCGAAGGTCGAGAAGATCATGCCGACGCAGTGGTTCGGCGAGAACGGCGCGCGGATGCTCGCGAGTGCGGTGAGCCGCGTGCTGGAAGGCGTGGCGGCGGACCCCGAGCACGAGCTGCGGCAGCGTTTCGACCGAACGGTCGTGCGGCTGACCGAGCGGTTGAAGCACGATCCCGCGTTCATCGCGAAGGGCGAGGAGATCAAGCGTTACGTTCGCGACGGCGCCGCGTTCAACGAGTATGTCCGCGACTTGTGGGATCAGTTGCGCGCGTGGCTGAAGGCCGATCTCGCGCGCCCCGATTCGGCGCTGCACCGGCAGGCGGCGACGCTCGGCGGCTGGCTCGGTGCGCGGCTGGCGGAGAGTCCGGCATTGCGTGCATCGCTGAACGAGCATGTCGAGAGGGCCGTGCACGAGATGGCGCCGGATTTCGCGGATTTCCTGATGCGCCATATCCGCGATACGGTGCGCAACTGGGATGCGCGCGAGATGTCGCGGCAGATCGAGCTGAACATCGGCAAGGACCTGCAATACATCCGCATCAACGGCACGCTGGTCGGCGGGCTGATCGGGCTCGGGTTGTATCTGGTGTCGCTGGTGCCGCGCTGGGCAGCCGGCTGGCTGCACTGA
- the andAa gene encoding anthranilate 1,2-dioxygenase system ferredoxin--NAD(+) reductase, protein MSADPFVIVGAGHAARRTAEAVRERDAAARIVMIGAERELPYDRPALSKDALLSDGGEQRAFVRDAAWYDAQRIELRLGTRVEAIERDALRVRLDDGTTLPYARLVLATGSRVRTFGGEIDEGVTPHYVRTVDDARALRAQLAPGRRVAVLGGGFIGLEVAAAARQLGCDVTVIDPAPRLLQRALPEVVGAYAHRLHDARGVVFRMATLPRAIRRAPGGGAIVETDRGDVPADLVVVGIGVVPNVELAHAAGLDVDNGIRVDAGCRTVDPAIFAAGEVTMHFNPLLGRHVRIESWQVAENQPAVAAANLLGADETYAELPWLWSDQYDCNLQMLGLFGSERTIVVRGDPANGPFTVFGLGDDGRIVAAAAANQGRDIGASRRLIAAGAVPDPVKLADPTVNLKTFL, encoded by the coding sequence ATGTCGGCTGATCCGTTCGTGATCGTCGGCGCCGGCCACGCGGCGCGGCGCACGGCCGAAGCGGTGCGCGAGCGCGACGCCGCGGCGCGCATCGTGATGATCGGCGCGGAACGCGAGCTGCCGTACGACCGGCCCGCGCTGTCGAAGGATGCGCTGCTGAGCGACGGCGGCGAGCAGCGTGCGTTCGTGCGCGATGCCGCGTGGTACGACGCGCAGCGCATCGAGCTGCGGCTCGGCACGCGCGTCGAGGCGATCGAGCGCGACGCGTTGCGCGTGCGGCTCGACGACGGCACGACGCTGCCTTATGCGCGGCTCGTGCTGGCGACGGGCTCGCGGGTGCGTACGTTCGGCGGTGAGATCGACGAAGGCGTCACGCCGCATTACGTCCGCACGGTCGACGATGCGCGTGCGTTGCGCGCACAGCTCGCGCCGGGGCGCCGCGTGGCGGTGCTCGGGGGCGGTTTCATCGGCCTCGAGGTCGCGGCGGCGGCGCGCCAGCTCGGTTGCGACGTGACGGTGATCGATCCGGCGCCGCGCCTGCTGCAGCGCGCGTTGCCGGAAGTCGTCGGCGCGTATGCGCATCGGCTGCACGACGCACGCGGCGTGGTCTTCCGGATGGCGACGCTGCCGCGCGCGATCCGTCGCGCGCCGGGTGGCGGCGCGATCGTCGAGACCGATCGTGGCGACGTGCCGGCCGATCTCGTCGTGGTCGGTATCGGGGTGGTGCCGAATGTCGAGCTCGCGCACGCAGCGGGGCTCGATGTCGACAACGGGATACGCGTCGACGCGGGCTGCCGTACGGTCGATCCCGCGATCTTCGCGGCGGGCGAGGTGACGATGCACTTCAATCCGTTGCTCGGGCGTCACGTGCGGATCGAATCGTGGCAGGTGGCCGAAAACCAGCCGGCTGTCGCGGCGGCGAACCTGCTCGGTGCCGACGAAACCTATGCCGAGCTGCCGTGGTTGTGGTCCGATCAGTACGACTGCAACCTGCAGATGCTCGGGTTGTTCGGCAGCGAACGCACGATCGTCGTGCGCGGCGATCCGGCGAACGGGCCGTTCACCGTGTTCGGGCTGGGGGACGACGGCAGGATCGTCGCGGCGGCCGCGGCGAACCAGGGGCGCGACATCGGCGCATCGCGCCGGCTGATCGCGGCGGGGGCGGTGCCCGATCCGGTGAAGCTCGCCGATCCGACGGTGAATCTGAAGACGTTCCTGTAA
- the andAb gene encoding anthranilate 1,2-dioxygenase ferredoxin subunit AndAb encodes MTEATLAEWHPLGAFDEFSEDEPAARVAGQKPIAVFRIGDELFAMHDLCTHGHARLSEGYVEDGCVECPLHQGLIDIRTGAPKCAPITEPVRTYPIRIVDGQVEVNVG; translated from the coding sequence ATGACTGAAGCAACGCTCGCCGAGTGGCATCCGCTCGGCGCTTTCGACGAATTCTCCGAAGACGAACCGGCGGCGCGCGTCGCCGGCCAGAAGCCGATCGCCGTGTTCCGGATCGGCGACGAACTGTTCGCGATGCACGACCTCTGCACGCACGGCCATGCGCGGCTGTCCGAGGGGTATGTGGAGGACGGCTGCGTCGAATGCCCGCTGCACCAGGGGCTGATCGACATTCGCACGGGCGCGCCGAAATGCGCGCCGATCACGGAGCCGGTGCGCACCTATCCGATCCGGATCGTCGACGGGCAGGTGGAAGTCAATGTCGGCTGA
- the andAd gene encoding anthranilate 1,2-dioxygenase small subunit AndAd translates to MENLTEDMKTWFEIYMLQNRYIGHLDNNRLEEWPTMFTEDCTYEIVPKENADLGLPVGIVHCTNQRMLRDRVVSLRHANIYEEHTYRHMTSGLTIVAERDGEIDTESNYVVVQTRSNGESNVYQAGKYYDTVVRTPDGLRYKTKRVIYDTSRVQTLLATPI, encoded by the coding sequence ATGGAAAACCTGACGGAAGACATGAAGACGTGGTTCGAGATTTACATGCTCCAGAACCGCTATATCGGGCACCTCGACAACAACCGGCTCGAGGAATGGCCGACGATGTTCACCGAGGACTGCACGTACGAAATCGTGCCGAAGGAAAACGCCGACCTCGGGCTGCCGGTCGGGATCGTCCACTGCACGAACCAGCGGATGCTGCGCGACCGCGTGGTGTCGCTGCGGCACGCGAACATCTACGAAGAGCATACGTACCGGCACATGACGTCGGGCCTGACGATCGTCGCGGAACGTGACGGCGAGATCGACACTGAGAGCAACTACGTCGTCGTGCAGACGCGCAGCAACGGCGAATCGAACGTGTACCAGGCCGGCAAGTACTACGACACGGTCGTGCGCACGCCGGACGGGCTGCGCTACAAGACCAAGCGGGTGATCTACGACACGTCGCGCGTGCAGACGCTGCTCGCGACCCCGATCTGA
- the andAc gene encoding anthranilate 1,2-dioxygenase large subunit AndAc, which produces MEQTESPVVFASRDDASDVSFPHDDGSRVPYKVFSSQAVYEREQERIFRGPTWNFVALEAEIPNAGDFKSTFVGDTPVVVTRTEDGALSAWVNRCAHRGAQVCRKSRGNASSHTCVYHQWSFDNTGNLLGVPFRRGQKGMSGMPADFDPKQHGLRKLRVDSYRGLVFATFSDDVMPLPDYLGEQMRPWIDRIFHKPIEYLGCTRQYSKSNWKLYMENVKDPYHASMLHLFHTTFNIFRVGMKARSIPDANHGLHSIITVTKTGDDTSAAYKQQNIRSFDEGFHLEDESILDLVSEYDEDCTNHIQPIFPQLVIQQIHNTLVARQILPKGPDNFELIFHFFGYADDTPELRALRIKQANLVGPAGYISMEDTEATELVQRGTVRDGDATSVIEMSRGNPDQQDTVITESLIRKFWVGYQKLMGY; this is translated from the coding sequence ATGGAGCAGACAGAATCGCCCGTCGTGTTCGCCTCGCGCGACGACGCGTCCGACGTGAGCTTTCCGCACGACGACGGCTCGCGCGTGCCGTACAAGGTGTTCAGCTCGCAGGCCGTCTACGAACGCGAGCAGGAACGCATCTTTCGCGGCCCGACGTGGAACTTCGTCGCGCTGGAAGCGGAAATCCCGAACGCCGGCGATTTCAAGAGCACGTTCGTCGGCGATACACCGGTGGTCGTCACGCGCACGGAGGACGGCGCGCTTTCCGCGTGGGTGAACCGCTGCGCGCACCGCGGCGCGCAGGTGTGCCGCAAGTCGCGCGGCAACGCGAGCTCGCATACGTGCGTGTATCACCAGTGGAGCTTCGACAATACGGGCAACCTGCTGGGTGTGCCGTTCCGGCGCGGCCAGAAGGGGATGTCCGGGATGCCGGCCGACTTCGACCCGAAGCAGCACGGGCTGCGCAAGCTGCGTGTCGACAGCTATCGCGGGCTCGTGTTCGCCACCTTCAGCGACGACGTGATGCCGCTGCCCGACTATCTCGGCGAGCAGATGCGCCCGTGGATCGACCGGATCTTCCACAAGCCGATCGAGTATCTCGGCTGCACGCGCCAGTATTCGAAGTCGAACTGGAAGCTGTACATGGAGAACGTGAAGGACCCGTATCACGCGAGCATGCTGCACCTGTTCCATACGACCTTCAACATCTTCCGCGTCGGGATGAAGGCGCGCTCGATTCCGGATGCGAACCACGGGCTGCACAGCATCATCACGGTGACGAAGACGGGCGACGATACGTCGGCCGCGTACAAGCAGCAGAACATTCGCTCGTTCGACGAAGGTTTCCATCTGGAAGACGAATCGATTCTCGATCTCGTGTCGGAATACGACGAGGACTGCACGAACCATATCCAGCCGATCTTCCCGCAGCTCGTGATCCAGCAGATCCACAACACGCTGGTCGCCCGCCAGATCCTGCCGAAGGGCCCCGACAACTTCGAGCTGATCTTCCACTTCTTCGGCTACGCGGACGATACGCCCGAGCTGCGCGCGCTGCGAATCAAGCAGGCGAACCTCGTCGGGCCGGCCGGCTACATCTCGATGGAGGACACGGAGGCGACCGAGCTCGTGCAGCGCGGCACGGTGCGCGACGGCGACGCGACGTCGGTGATCGAGATGTCGCGCGGCAATCCGGACCAGCAGGACACGGTGATCACCGAAAGCCTGATCCGCAAGTTCTGGGTCGGCTACCAGAAGCTGATGGGCTATTGA
- the andR gene encoding anthranilate 1,2-dioxygenase regulatory protein AndR yields the protein MSPTSFEPLALRAHRLFESRDLDETRERISRVMQPHALLPNGRTHGASHMDFVRLGGLGIGTIAFGDAMRVQVDAVDGYYLLMFCLSGQAEVRAMGRQLGVDGQTGVLCAPGERFDAVLSADCEQFVLRIDAATVGSLTGDPRATLDPVLHVSDAALTAWRQQLMLVARSPELLERANANPRVASQLEHLLIDLLIEGHPPSVLHASHRDPAPGFLRRAQEFVDAHYAQPLQLADIVQAANVPERTLRDAFLQFRGMSPMQYLRATRLDHARELLRGAASDRRIADVALDCGFTHLGRFAIAYREKFGESPSETLDVKR from the coding sequence ATGTCCCCAACGTCGTTCGAGCCGCTCGCGCTGCGCGCGCACCGGCTGTTCGAATCCCGCGATCTCGACGAGACGCGCGAGCGGATCTCGCGCGTGATGCAGCCGCATGCGCTGCTGCCGAACGGCCGCACGCATGGCGCGTCGCACATGGATTTCGTCCGGCTCGGCGGGCTCGGGATCGGCACGATCGCATTCGGCGACGCGATGCGCGTGCAGGTCGACGCGGTCGACGGCTACTACCTTCTGATGTTCTGCCTGTCCGGCCAGGCCGAGGTGCGCGCGATGGGGCGGCAGCTCGGCGTCGACGGCCAGACCGGCGTGCTGTGCGCGCCCGGCGAGCGCTTCGACGCGGTGCTGTCGGCCGATTGCGAGCAGTTCGTGCTGCGCATCGACGCGGCCACGGTCGGCTCGCTGACGGGCGACCCGCGCGCGACGCTCGACCCGGTGCTGCATGTCAGCGACGCCGCGCTCACCGCGTGGCGCCAGCAACTGATGCTCGTCGCCCGCTCGCCCGAGCTGCTCGAGCGCGCGAACGCGAACCCGCGCGTCGCGTCGCAGCTCGAGCACCTGCTGATCGACCTGCTGATCGAAGGCCACCCGCCGTCCGTGCTGCACGCCTCGCACCGCGACCCCGCGCCGGGCTTCCTGCGGCGCGCGCAGGAGTTCGTGGACGCGCACTACGCGCAGCCGCTGCAACTCGCCGATATCGTCCAGGCCGCCAACGTGCCGGAACGGACGCTGCGCGACGCGTTCCTGCAGTTCCGGGGAATGAGCCCGATGCAATACCTGCGCGCGACGCGGCTCGACCATGCGCGCGAGCTGCTGCGCGGCGCGGCGTCCGACCGGCGGATCGCCGATGTCGCGCTCGATTGCGGGTTTACGCACCTTGGCCGGTTCGCGATCGCCTATCGGGAAAAATTCGGCGAGTCTCCGTCTGAAACGCTCGACGTGAAGCGATAG
- a CDS encoding LysR family transcriptional regulator, protein MELRQLRYFIAVAEEMNITRAAERLHMTQPPLSRQLQAIEDEIGLPLFERGARPLKLTDAGRVFYAQAKRLVDQADELGPLTRRLAQLSERIVIGFVPSTLYGALPDVIRAFREAQPDVELSLIEMFTLEQLGALKGGRIDVGFGRLRFDDDQLVREALIEEKLIAALPVGHPLADPDRPLALADIANETLIVYPSTPRPSFADQQLSALRDGALVPAAVHEVRELQTALGLVAAQVGVSLVPESVEGVRVKGVVYRRLPEPAATSPIIMSRRLHGESAATAAFCAIAREMIGASA, encoded by the coding sequence ATGGAATTGCGCCAGCTCCGCTACTTCATCGCCGTCGCCGAGGAAATGAACATCACGCGGGCGGCCGAGCGGTTGCACATGACGCAGCCGCCGCTGAGCCGCCAGCTCCAGGCGATCGAGGACGAGATCGGGCTGCCGCTGTTCGAGCGCGGCGCGCGGCCGCTGAAGCTGACGGATGCGGGGCGCGTGTTCTACGCGCAGGCGAAGCGCCTCGTCGACCAGGCCGACGAGCTCGGCCCGCTGACGCGGCGGCTCGCGCAGCTGTCGGAGCGGATCGTGATCGGCTTCGTGCCGTCGACGCTGTACGGCGCGCTGCCGGACGTGATCCGCGCGTTTCGCGAGGCGCAGCCGGACGTCGAACTGTCGCTGATCGAAATGTTCACGCTCGAACAGCTCGGCGCGCTGAAGGGCGGGCGGATCGACGTCGGGTTCGGCCGCCTGCGGTTCGACGACGACCAGCTGGTGCGCGAGGCGCTGATCGAGGAAAAGCTGATCGCCGCGCTGCCGGTCGGGCATCCGCTCGCCGATCCCGATCGGCCGCTCGCGCTCGCGGATATCGCGAACGAGACGCTGATCGTCTATCCGAGCACGCCGCGGCCGAGCTTCGCCGATCAGCAGCTGTCGGCGCTGCGCGACGGCGCGCTGGTGCCGGCGGCCGTGCACGAGGTGCGCGAGCTGCAGACGGCGCTCGGGCTCGTGGCCGCGCAGGTCGGCGTGTCGCTGGTGCCGGAGAGCGTGGAGGGCGTGCGCGTGAAGGGCGTGGTCTATCGGCGGTTGCCGGAGCCGGCCGCGACGTCGCCGATCATCATGAGCCGCCGGCTGCACGGCGAAAGCGCCGCCACGGCCGCGTTCTGCGCGATTGCGCGGGAGATGATCGGGGCGTCGGCCTGA